A portion of the Streptomyces erythrochromogenes genome contains these proteins:
- a CDS encoding HdeD family acid-resistance protein, translating into MSVHPDAAPQRAQHDPEDTLKQLGSSWHWALGVALATLIPGILVLVWPDETLHILAVIIGLQLLVAGGFRFVAAFSHSNDAGGSRLASVLIAVLAFLAGVLVLRHPMQTIGALSLIVGVFWLITGVLTAYVAIADRLLVHRGLLFGLGALGTVAGIVVLCFPVDSAVALTRLLGLWLVLLGVFEVVMALVMRSATRRVTAPR; encoded by the coding sequence ATGTCCGTACATCCCGACGCGGCACCGCAGCGCGCGCAGCATGACCCCGAGGACACGCTCAAGCAGCTCGGGAGTTCCTGGCACTGGGCACTCGGAGTCGCTCTCGCGACCCTGATCCCGGGCATCCTCGTGCTCGTCTGGCCCGACGAGACGCTGCACATCCTGGCCGTGATCATCGGCCTGCAGCTCCTGGTGGCGGGCGGGTTCCGCTTCGTTGCCGCCTTCTCGCACAGCAACGACGCCGGCGGCAGCAGGCTGGCGAGCGTGCTGATCGCGGTCCTGGCCTTCCTGGCCGGCGTCCTCGTGCTGCGGCATCCGATGCAGACGATCGGCGCACTGTCCCTGATCGTCGGCGTGTTCTGGCTGATCACCGGAGTGCTCACGGCCTACGTCGCGATCGCCGACCGCCTCCTCGTCCACCGGGGGCTGCTCTTCGGCCTGGGTGCACTCGGCACCGTCGCCGGAATCGTCGTGCTCTGCTTCCCGGTGGACTCCGCGGTCGCCCTGACACGGCTGCTCGGGCTGTGGCTCGTCCTGCTCGGCGTGTTCGAAGTCGTGATGGCGCTGGTGATGCGTTCCGCCACCCGTCGGGTCACCGCACCGAGATAG
- a CDS encoding Uma2 family endonuclease, translating to MTALPDWMRPPRPEGWFAEDLDHLPEAPRHTELIDGALVFMMSPQRSWHGRLVTALTTTLMAQAPAGFEVEGEMTIRLDARNRPEPDLLLTNLPYDPDRTWYAPEDVKLVVEAVSPESAHRDRTVKLRKYAEAGIPHYWCIEDEDGAPVAHVYELDEPTGAYAPAGIFRGTLQRPVPFQVNLDLDQLTPPRST from the coding sequence ATGACCGCACTGCCCGACTGGATGCGCCCGCCGCGCCCGGAAGGCTGGTTCGCGGAGGACCTGGACCACCTCCCCGAGGCACCCCGCCACACCGAGCTGATCGACGGAGCCCTCGTCTTCATGATGTCGCCCCAGCGGTCCTGGCATGGCCGCCTCGTCACCGCCCTGACCACCACGCTCATGGCGCAGGCGCCAGCCGGATTCGAGGTCGAGGGGGAAATGACGATCCGCCTCGATGCCCGCAACCGTCCCGAGCCGGACCTCTTGCTGACGAACCTGCCCTACGACCCCGACCGCACCTGGTACGCCCCGGAGGACGTGAAGCTCGTCGTTGAGGCCGTATCCCCAGAGTCCGCCCATCGCGATCGCACGGTAAAACTCCGCAAGTACGCGGAGGCCGGCATCCCGCACTACTGGTGCATCGAGGACGAGGACGGGGCACCCGTCGCCCACGTCTACGAGCTCGACGAACCCACCGGCGCCTACGCGCCCGCCGGGATCTTCCGGGGCACCCTCCAGCGCCCGGTGCCCTTCCAGGTCAACCTGGACCTCGACCAGCTCACGCCGCCCCGAAGCACCTGA
- a CDS encoding antibiotic biosynthesis monooxygenase, with protein sequence MYVRSIYATGDPAELDGVAEALRTDGRALLSAQPGFRGMGLFADRELGKLLVGSWWEDEASRQASYENLSKRRAEMMAPFAQTVTVDNWEAAVARRAEELAPGAGFRLVHMDVEPADIDLLVDTFRDTSLPRIQKIPGLAGISLLIDRDRGRVAVGALYADRNALVASRGAVAAVRGEATAKARATTRSLEEFEVVLATAVPHA encoded by the coding sequence ATGTACGTTCGCAGCATCTACGCAACGGGTGATCCGGCCGAGCTCGACGGGGTCGCCGAGGCGCTACGGACCGACGGGCGTGCGCTGCTGTCGGCGCAACCGGGCTTTCGCGGGATGGGGCTGTTCGCCGACCGCGAGCTCGGCAAGCTCCTGGTGGGATCGTGGTGGGAGGACGAGGCCTCCCGGCAGGCCAGCTACGAGAACCTGAGCAAGCGGCGGGCCGAGATGATGGCACCCTTCGCGCAGACCGTGACGGTCGACAACTGGGAAGCGGCGGTCGCCCGGCGCGCAGAGGAACTCGCGCCAGGCGCGGGGTTCCGGCTGGTCCACATGGACGTCGAGCCGGCCGACATCGACCTGCTGGTGGACACGTTCCGCGACACCTCACTGCCCAGGATCCAGAAAATTCCCGGACTGGCCGGCATCTCCCTGCTCATCGATCGCGACCGCGGCAGAGTCGCCGTCGGCGCGCTCTACGCCGACCGCAACGCACTCGTGGCATCCCGTGGCGCCGTCGCGGCGGTCCGCGGAGAGGCCACGGCGAAGGCTCGCGCAACCACCCGCAGCCTCGAGGAATTCGAGGTGGTCCTCGCCACGGCTGTACCCCACGCCTGA
- a CDS encoding type II toxin-antitoxin system Phd/YefM family antitoxin, protein MTQPLHIESIRDVRAHLAEVVERADRDDVPTVITRRGKQVAAVVSIEVLRKYQEWEEREINRIIDERMASPAAGVPIEDVMRETLARSE, encoded by the coding sequence ATGACTCAGCCGCTGCACATAGAGTCCATTCGCGACGTACGCGCCCACTTGGCCGAAGTCGTCGAACGCGCCGACCGCGACGACGTGCCCACTGTCATCACCCGCCGCGGCAAGCAAGTCGCCGCCGTGGTCTCGATCGAGGTGCTGCGCAAGTACCAGGAGTGGGAAGAGCGCGAGATCAACCGCATCATCGACGAGCGCATGGCGAGCCCGGCCGCCGGCGTCCCGATCGAGGACGTGATGAGGGAGACCCTGGCGCGCAGTGAGTGA
- a CDS encoding type II toxin-antitoxin system RelE family toxin, translating to MSDYRTVFRPEAQAELRKIPRDMALRILARLTELESDPFGFNTTALVSQPERRRLRVGDYRVVYTIDNGELVVWVGHRSTVYDTWPLPVLRTVADSRRA from the coding sequence GTGAGTGACTACCGCACGGTGTTCCGACCCGAGGCCCAGGCCGAGCTGCGCAAGATCCCGCGCGACATGGCGCTTCGCATCCTGGCCAGACTGACAGAGCTGGAGAGCGACCCCTTCGGCTTCAACACCACGGCACTCGTATCCCAGCCTGAGCGCCGCCGCCTACGGGTCGGCGACTACCGTGTCGTCTACACGATCGACAACGGGGAGCTGGTGGTGTGGGTCGGACACCGCTCCACGGTCTACGACACCTGGCCGCTCCCGGTCCTGCGGACTGTTGCGGACAGCAGAAGGGCCTGA
- the ychF gene encoding redox-regulated ATPase YchF translates to MSLTIGIVGLPNVGKSTLFNALTKNDVLAANYPFATIEPNVGVVGVPDSRLAVLAGIFGSQRVLPATVDFVDIAGIVRGASEGEGLGNKFLANIRESDAICQVIRAFKDENVVHVDGKVSPKDDIETINTELILADLQSIEKAEPRLTKESRLQKEKVAVLAAVVEAKKILEAGDTLFSKGITKGTELGDLLHELHLLTTKPFLYVFNVDEDELTDDAFKAEQSALVAPAEAIFLNAKLEQDLSELDDEEALELLQSVGQDEPGLATLGRVGFATLGLQTYLTAGPKETRAWTIKQGATAPEAAGVIHTDFQRGFIKAEVISFADLVDCGSVAEARAKGKARMEGKDYVMQDGDVVEFRFNV, encoded by the coding sequence GTGTCGCTCACGATCGGAATCGTCGGCCTGCCGAATGTCGGCAAGTCGACCCTGTTCAACGCCCTGACCAAGAACGACGTGCTGGCGGCCAACTACCCGTTCGCCACCATCGAGCCGAACGTCGGCGTCGTCGGCGTCCCGGACTCGCGCCTGGCCGTCCTCGCGGGCATCTTCGGCTCGCAGCGCGTCCTCCCGGCGACGGTCGACTTCGTCGACATCGCGGGCATCGTGCGCGGCGCCTCGGAGGGCGAGGGCCTGGGCAACAAGTTCCTCGCGAACATCCGCGAGTCGGACGCCATCTGCCAGGTCATCCGCGCCTTCAAGGACGAGAACGTCGTCCACGTCGACGGCAAGGTCTCGCCCAAGGACGACATCGAGACGATCAACACCGAGCTGATCCTCGCCGACCTCCAGTCGATCGAGAAGGCCGAACCGCGCCTGACCAAGGAGTCCCGCCTCCAGAAGGAGAAGGTCGCGGTCCTCGCGGCCGTCGTCGAGGCCAAGAAGATCCTCGAAGCGGGCGACACCCTCTTCTCCAAGGGCATCACCAAGGGCACGGAGCTGGGCGACCTCCTCCACGAACTCCACCTGCTCACGACGAAGCCCTTCCTGTACGTCTTCAACGTGGACGAGGACGAGCTGACGGACGACGCCTTCAAGGCGGAGCAGTCGGCGCTGGTCGCCCCGGCCGAGGCGATCTTCCTCAACGCCAAGCTGGAGCAGGACCTCTCCGAGCTGGACGACGAGGAGGCCCTCGAGCTCCTCCAGTCGGTCGGCCAGGACGAGCCCGGCCTCGCCACCCTCGGCCGCGTCGGCTTCGCCACGCTGGGCCTGCAGACCTACCTGACGGCCGGCCCGAAGGAAACCCGCGCCTGGACCATCAAGCAGGGCGCCACGGCCCCGGAGGCGGCCGGTGTGATCCACACCGACTTCCAGCGCGGCTTCATCAAGGCCGAGGTCATCTCCTTCGCGGACCTGGTCGACTGCGGCTCGGTGGCCGAGGCCCGCGCCAAGGGCAAGGCCCGCATGGAGGGCAAGGACTACGTCATGCAGGACGGCGACGTGGTCGAGTTCCGCTTCAACGTCTGA
- a CDS encoding DUF6542 domain-containing protein, whose protein sequence is MPAQGGGAPRPAPARRMPRPRLTGLGGGLFACTSMVLVAGICWLLFGSSLFVYGLLFPPVAAATALWVRPADLITAPIGVPIAFAAGVWPISGGSGGFGGQLMGLVSALSLHAGWLYAGTLVAALIALVRKAVLIGRRRVPRRVA, encoded by the coding sequence GTGCCCGCCCAGGGCGGCGGCGCCCCGCGGCCCGCGCCCGCGCGCCGGATGCCCCGCCCCCGGCTGACCGGCCTGGGCGGCGGGCTCTTCGCGTGCACCTCCATGGTGCTCGTCGCCGGGATCTGCTGGCTGCTCTTCGGCTCCTCGCTGTTCGTCTACGGGCTGCTCTTCCCGCCCGTAGCGGCCGCCACCGCGCTCTGGGTCCGGCCGGCCGACCTGATCACCGCGCCGATCGGCGTCCCCATCGCCTTCGCCGCCGGGGTGTGGCCCATCTCGGGCGGCTCCGGCGGCTTCGGCGGACAGCTGATGGGGCTGGTCTCCGCGCTGTCCCTGCACGCCGGATGGCTGTACGCGGGGACGCTCGTGGCCGCCCTCATCGCGCTGGTGCGCAAGGCGGTGCTCATCGGCCGGCGCCGCGTCCCCCGCCGCGTCGCCTGA
- the ppgK gene encoding polyphosphate--glucose phosphotransferase, with protein MQIFGVDIGGSGIKGAPVDLERGDLAQERHKVLTPQPATPDGVAGCVVEVVRHFDWDGPVGVTFPGVVTAGVTRTAANMDKSWIGVDTAALLARELDGRPVTVLNDADAAGVAEMTYGAGRGRGGTVILLTLGTGIGSALFTDGRLVPNTELGHLELKGHDAETRASVKAKEDGDLTWERWAHRLSKYMQHVEMLFSPDLFVIGGGVSRKPEKFLPLIEGVRAEILPARLQNNAGIVGAAMAAKG; from the coding sequence ATGCAGATCTTCGGCGTGGACATCGGCGGATCAGGGATCAAGGGCGCTCCCGTGGACCTGGAGCGCGGCGACCTGGCTCAGGAGCGCCACAAGGTGCTGACACCGCAGCCGGCCACCCCCGACGGGGTGGCCGGCTGTGTCGTCGAGGTGGTGCGCCACTTCGACTGGGACGGCCCGGTGGGGGTGACCTTCCCCGGCGTGGTCACGGCGGGCGTCACCCGCACGGCGGCCAACATGGACAAGTCCTGGATCGGCGTCGACACCGCGGCGCTGCTCGCGCGCGAGCTCGACGGCCGGCCCGTCACGGTGCTGAACGACGCGGACGCGGCGGGCGTCGCGGAGATGACGTACGGGGCCGGGCGCGGGCGGGGCGGCACGGTCATCCTGCTCACCCTGGGCACGGGCATCGGGAGCGCCCTCTTCACGGACGGGCGGCTGGTCCCGAACACGGAGCTGGGCCACCTGGAGCTGAAGGGCCACGACGCGGAGACGCGGGCGTCGGTGAAGGCCAAGGAGGACGGGGACCTCACCTGGGAGCGCTGGGCGCACCGGCTGAGCAAGTACATGCAGCACGTGGAGATGCTCTTCTCCCCGGACCTCTTCGTCATCGGCGGCGGCGTCAGCCGCAAGCCGGAGAAGTTCCTGCCCCTGATCGAGGGCGTCCGCGCCGAGATCCTCCCGGCCCGGCTGCAGAACAACGCGGGCATCGTCGGAGCGGCGATGGCGGCGAAGGGGTAG
- a CDS encoding 4-hydroxy-3-methylbut-2-enyl diphosphate reductase encodes MEAMTAPAPAPASRRVLLAAPRGYCAGVDRAVIAVEKALEQYGAPVYVRHEIVHNKYVVQTLERKGAIFVERTEEVPEGNIVMFSAHGVAPVVHDEAARGKLATIDATCPLVTKVHKEAIRYANEDFDILLIGHEGHEEVIGTSGEAPDHITIVDGPHDVDKVTVRDESKVVWLSQTTLSVDETMETVDALKTKFPLLVSPPSDDICYATSNRQAAVKVMGADSDLVIVVGSKNSSNSIRLVEVAKDAGAKAAYLVDFASEIDEAWLEGVATVGLTSGASVPEVLVEEVLEWLAARGYADVEIVKTAEEHITFSLPKELRRDLRAEAAELVADK; translated from the coding sequence ATGGAGGCTATGACTGCTCCCGCCCCTGCTCCCGCTTCCCGCCGTGTCCTGCTCGCCGCGCCCCGCGGCTACTGCGCGGGCGTGGACCGAGCCGTGATCGCCGTCGAGAAAGCCCTTGAGCAGTACGGGGCGCCGGTGTACGTCCGCCACGAGATCGTGCACAACAAGTACGTCGTCCAGACGCTGGAGCGGAAGGGCGCCATCTTCGTCGAGCGGACGGAGGAGGTGCCCGAGGGCAACATCGTGATGTTCTCCGCGCACGGCGTGGCCCCGGTCGTGCACGACGAGGCGGCGCGCGGCAAGCTCGCGACGATCGACGCCACCTGCCCGCTGGTCACCAAGGTGCACAAGGAAGCCATCCGGTACGCCAACGAGGACTTCGACATCCTCCTCATCGGCCACGAGGGCCACGAGGAGGTCATCGGCACCTCCGGCGAGGCCCCCGACCACATCACCATCGTCGACGGCCCGCACGACGTGGACAAGGTCACCGTCCGCGACGAGTCGAAGGTCGTCTGGCTCTCGCAGACCACGCTGTCGGTCGACGAGACCATGGAGACCGTCGACGCGTTGAAGACGAAGTTCCCGCTGCTCGTCTCGCCGCCGAGCGACGACATCTGCTACGCCACCTCGAACCGCCAGGCCGCCGTCAAGGTGATGGGCGCCGACTCCGACCTGGTCATCGTCGTCGGCTCGAAGAACTCCTCGAACTCGATCCGGCTGGTCGAGGTCGCCAAGGACGCGGGCGCGAAGGCCGCGTACCTCGTCGACTTCGCGAGCGAGATCGACGAGGCCTGGCTGGAGGGCGTCGCCACCGTCGGCCTCACCTCGGGCGCCTCGGTGCCGGAGGTCCTGGTCGAGGAGGTCCTGGAGTGGCTCGCCGCGCGCGGCTACGCGGACGTGGAGATCGTCAAGACGGCGGAGGAGCACATCACCTTCTCCCTGCCCAAGGAGCTCCGCCGCGACCTGCGCGCCGAAGCCGCAGAACTGGTCGCCGACAAGTAA
- a CDS encoding APC family permease: protein MASATDSGRAPAPAALRRSLGFRDLVVYGLLFIAPMAPVGVFGTLDARSHGAVALVYLVATVAMAFTAFSYAQMVRVAPQAGSVFTYARKGLGEGPGLIAGWMAMLDYLLIPAVAYLFSGIAMNALVPEVSRWVWTALAVVVTTALNLWGVRAAARVGFAVLVMEVLVLLVFVVAAAVVLVQDGPRRGWLSPLTGDGSLGFSTAAVLGAVSVAVLSYLGFDAIASFAEEVTGGSERVARALLFCLALAGTLFVVQSYLAALLMPVSAAELAADPVQQGPAFYTAAEASVGFWLHDLVAISKAVGAAFAALAGQAAAGRLVFAMARERRLPRALARTSDGTPRAALLVAATVTLVAAVWAARRDDGLDHLVSVVDVGALVAFTLLHASVVGWFVVRRREGPPNWWKHLVVPVLGAAVTVTVIVEASRTAQLVGAVWLAVGLAVLFVQRGRRDLPGDTGAGA from the coding sequence ATGGCGTCCGCTACGGATTCCGGCAGGGCCCCGGCGCCCGCGGCACTGCGGCGGAGTCTCGGCTTCCGAGATCTGGTCGTCTACGGGCTGCTCTTCATCGCCCCGATGGCCCCGGTCGGGGTCTTCGGCACGCTCGACGCCAGGTCGCACGGCGCCGTCGCCCTGGTCTACCTCGTGGCGACCGTCGCGATGGCCTTCACGGCCTTCTCCTACGCGCAGATGGTGCGGGTGGCCCCGCAGGCCGGTTCGGTCTTCACCTACGCCCGCAAGGGCCTGGGCGAGGGGCCGGGGCTGATCGCCGGGTGGATGGCGATGCTGGACTACCTGCTGATCCCGGCGGTCGCGTACCTCTTCTCCGGGATCGCGATGAACGCGCTGGTGCCGGAGGTCTCCCGGTGGGTGTGGACGGCCCTGGCCGTCGTGGTGACCACCGCGCTCAACCTGTGGGGCGTACGGGCGGCCGCGCGGGTGGGGTTCGCCGTGCTGGTCATGGAGGTGCTGGTCCTGCTGGTCTTCGTGGTGGCCGCGGCGGTCGTGCTGGTCCAGGACGGCCCCCGGCGCGGCTGGCTCTCGCCGCTGACCGGAGACGGCTCGCTGGGCTTCAGCACGGCCGCGGTGCTGGGCGCGGTGTCGGTGGCGGTCCTGTCCTACCTCGGCTTCGACGCCATCGCCTCCTTCGCCGAGGAGGTGACGGGCGGATCGGAGCGCGTGGCGCGGGCGCTGCTGTTCTGCCTTGCGCTGGCCGGGACGCTGTTCGTCGTCCAGAGCTACCTGGCGGCGCTGCTGATGCCGGTGTCCGCGGCGGAGCTGGCGGCGGATCCGGTGCAGCAGGGCCCGGCCTTCTACACCGCGGCGGAGGCCTCGGTCGGCTTCTGGCTGCACGACCTGGTGGCGATCAGCAAGGCGGTCGGGGCGGCCTTCGCCGCCCTGGCGGGGCAGGCGGCGGCCGGCCGGCTGGTGTTCGCCATGGCCCGGGAGCGGCGGCTGCCGCGGGCGCTGGCGCGGACCTCGGACGGCACCCCGCGGGCCGCCCTGCTGGTGGCGGCGACCGTGACGCTGGTCGCCGCGGTGTGGGCGGCCCGGCGCGACGACGGGCTCGACCACCTGGTGTCGGTGGTGGACGTCGGGGCGCTGGTGGCCTTCACCCTGTTGCACGCCTCGGTGGTGGGCTGGTTCGTGGTCCGGCGCCGGGAGGGGCCGCCGAACTGGTGGAAGCACCTGGTCGTCCCGGTGCTCGGGGCGGCGGTGACCGTCACCGTGATCGTCGAGGCGTCCCGGACGGCTCAGCTGGTGGGTGCGGTGTGGCTGGCGGTGGGCCTGGCGGTGCTCTTCGTCCAGCGCGGACGCCGGGACCTGCCCGGCGACACCGGCGCCGGGGCCTGA
- the xseA gene encoding exodeoxyribonuclease VII large subunit gives MGLNTSAEAPLPVGQVSRLIGGWIERLGQVWVEGQITQLSRRPGAGVVFLTLRDPSHDISVSVTCFRQVYDEVADVVSEGARVVLLAKPEWYAPRGQLSLRATEIRPVGIGELLARLERLKRSLAAEGLFALERKKPLPFLPQLIGLVVGRASAAERDVLENARRRWPAVRFEVRNVAVQGVHAVPQVVRAVKELDALDEVDVIIVARGGGSVEDLLPFSDEEVVRAVAAARTPVVSAIGHEPDSPLLDLVADLRASTPTDAAKKVVPDVGEELERVRQLQGRGLRAVNSLLDREERGLAHALGRPVFVHPQRMVEMREDEVDALLARSRRTLGHLLDRADSELAHTLARVVALSPAATLERGYAVLQRADGHVVRSPQEVSAREVLRARVAEGTFSVEVSPPDAAEEAEEAEEAEEAAGAEEADASDTAEASQ, from the coding sequence ATGGGTCTGAATACGTCGGCCGAGGCGCCGCTGCCGGTGGGCCAGGTGTCCCGGCTCATCGGGGGCTGGATCGAGCGCCTGGGCCAGGTGTGGGTGGAGGGGCAGATCACGCAGCTCTCGCGGCGGCCGGGAGCGGGGGTGGTCTTCCTGACGCTGCGCGACCCCTCGCACGACATCTCGGTCAGCGTGACCTGCTTCCGCCAGGTCTACGACGAGGTCGCGGACGTCGTCTCGGAGGGCGCGCGGGTCGTGCTGCTGGCCAAGCCCGAGTGGTACGCCCCGCGCGGGCAGCTGTCCCTGCGGGCGACGGAGATAAGGCCGGTGGGCATCGGCGAGCTGCTGGCCCGGCTGGAGCGGCTCAAGCGCTCCCTGGCCGCCGAGGGCCTCTTCGCGCTGGAGCGCAAGAAGCCGCTGCCCTTCCTGCCGCAGCTGATCGGGCTGGTGGTCGGGCGGGCCTCGGCGGCCGAGCGCGACGTGCTGGAGAACGCCCGGCGCCGCTGGCCGGCGGTCCGCTTCGAGGTGCGCAACGTCGCCGTGCAGGGCGTGCACGCCGTGCCGCAGGTGGTCCGGGCGGTCAAGGAGCTCGACGCCCTGGACGAGGTCGACGTGATCATCGTGGCGCGCGGCGGCGGCAGCGTGGAGGACCTGCTGCCCTTCTCCGACGAGGAGGTCGTACGGGCGGTGGCCGCGGCCCGCACCCCGGTGGTGTCGGCGATCGGCCACGAGCCGGACTCCCCGCTGCTGGACCTGGTCGCCGACCTGAGGGCGTCCACGCCCACGGACGCGGCGAAGAAGGTGGTCCCGGACGTCGGCGAGGAGCTGGAGCGGGTACGGCAGTTGCAGGGCCGGGGGCTGCGCGCGGTGAACTCCCTGCTCGACCGGGAGGAGCGGGGGCTCGCCCACGCCCTGGGCCGGCCGGTCTTCGTCCATCCGCAGCGCATGGTGGAGATGCGGGAGGACGAGGTGGACGCTCTGCTGGCGCGCAGCAGGCGCACGCTGGGGCACCTGCTGGACCGGGCCGACTCGGAGCTCGCCCACACGCTGGCCCGGGTGGTGGCGCTGTCGCCGGCCGCGACGCTGGAGCGCGGGTACGCCGTACTGCAGCGGGCGGACGGTCACGTGGTGCGCTCGCCGCAGGAGGTGTCGGCGCGGGAGGTGCTGCGCGCCAGGGTCGCGGAGGGCACGTTCTCCGTGGAGGTCTCCCCGCCGGACGCGGCGGAGGAGGCGGAGGAGGCGGAGGAGGCGGAGGAGGCGGCGGGGGCGGAGGAGGCCGACGCCTCGGACACGGCCGAGGCTTCGCAGTAG
- a CDS encoding exodeoxyribonuclease VII small subunit — MTEAGTALGYEQARDELIEVVRKLEAGGTSLEDSLALWERGEELAKVCRHWLEGARARLDSALAAREAAEGE; from the coding sequence ATGACAGAGGCCGGAACGGCGCTGGGGTACGAGCAGGCGCGCGACGAGCTCATCGAGGTCGTCCGCAAGCTGGAGGCCGGCGGGACCTCGCTGGAGGACTCCCTCGCGCTCTGGGAGCGCGGTGAGGAGCTGGCGAAGGTGTGCCGGCACTGGCTGGAGGGGGCCCGGGCCCGGCTGGACTCGGCGCTGGCCGCGCGCGAGGCCGCCGAGGGGGAGTGA
- a CDS encoding malonic semialdehyde reductase — translation MSLVLDPAAQDLLFREARTANAFSEEPVTEEQVQAIYDLVKFGPTAFNQTPLRITLVRSPEARERLVKHMATGNDAKTATAPLVAILSADNEFHEELPQLLPHFPQAKDAFFSERPVREQSALLNSALQAAYFIIGIRAAGLAAGPMTGADFAGIQKEFLDADHTPIMVINIGKPAAEGAWFDRSPRLAFDEVITTV, via the coding sequence ATGTCTCTCGTTCTCGACCCCGCCGCTCAGGACCTGCTGTTCCGCGAGGCCCGCACCGCCAACGCGTTCTCCGAGGAGCCGGTCACCGAGGAGCAGGTCCAGGCGATCTACGACCTGGTGAAGTTCGGCCCGACCGCCTTCAACCAGACCCCGCTGCGCATCACCCTGGTCCGCTCCCCCGAGGCCCGCGAGCGCCTGGTGAAGCACATGGCCACGGGCAACGACGCCAAGACCGCGACCGCCCCGCTGGTCGCGATCCTCTCGGCGGACAACGAGTTCCACGAGGAGCTCCCGCAGCTGCTTCCGCACTTCCCGCAGGCCAAGGACGCGTTCTTCTCCGAGCGCCCGGTCCGCGAGCAGTCCGCGCTGCTGAACTCCGCGCTGCAGGCCGCGTACTTCATCATCGGCATCCGCGCCGCCGGTCTGGCCGCGGGCCCGATGACCGGCGCCGACTTCGCCGGCATCCAGAAGGAGTTCCTGGACGCCGACCACACCCCGATCATGGTCATCAACATCGGCAAGCCGGCCGCCGAGGGCGCCTGGTTCGACCGCTCCCCGCGCCTGGCCTTCGACGAGGTCATCACCACCGTCTGA
- a CDS encoding DUF4245 domain-containing protein, which translates to MKGKQTIWDMVRSLAVIGVVVAGIYLFVPHDDKADPTRTVDYRVETITARRAAPYPVAAPVGLPEQWRATSVTYERKKADAWHLGFLDPEQQYAAVEQSTDTSVKYLERVTHKATASGQTQQVGDTAWERWDGEKYDALVRREQGYVTVVTGTASFEQLGTLAAALEFKQGR; encoded by the coding sequence ATGAAAGGCAAGCAGACGATCTGGGACATGGTCCGGTCGCTGGCGGTGATCGGCGTCGTCGTCGCCGGGATCTACCTCTTCGTCCCGCATGACGACAAGGCCGATCCCACGCGCACGGTGGACTACCGGGTGGAGACCATCACGGCCCGGCGCGCGGCCCCGTACCCGGTGGCCGCCCCCGTGGGCCTCCCGGAGCAGTGGCGCGCGACCTCGGTGACGTACGAGCGCAAGAAGGCCGACGCCTGGCACCTGGGCTTCCTCGACCCGGAGCAGCAGTACGCGGCGGTCGAGCAGTCCACCGACACCTCCGTGAAGTACCTGGAGCGGGTCACCCACAAGGCCACGGCCTCCGGGCAGACGCAGCAGGTCGGCGACACGGCCTGGGAGCGCTGGGACGGCGAGAAGTACGACGCCCTCGTGCGGCGTGAGCAGGGCTACGTCACGGTGGTGACCGGCACCGCCTCCTTCGAGCAGCTCGGCACGCTGGCGGCGGCGCTGGAGTTCAAGCAGGGCCGCTAG